A genomic segment from Paramixta manurensis encodes:
- the lepB gene encoding signal peptidase I encodes MANMFALILVVATLLTGIIWCIDKFKWAPARREKRAAVQAQTGDAVDAKALEKIAKQPGWVETAASVFPVLLVVLVVRSFIYEPFQIPSGSMMPTLLIGDFILVEKFAYGIKDPITQTTLIPTGHPKRGDIAVFKYPKDPSLDYIKRVVGLPGDRVTYDPLSKTVTINPACEGAKPCDKALPVTYSDVRPSDFIQTFNGFDGNETGSGFWQVPQGGEMKGGLRLATRKETLGEVTHDILLVTEAQSQASMYYQQPGQAQSTWVVPQGQYFMMGDNRDNSADSRYWGFVPERNLVGKATAIWMSFEKQEGEWPTGVRLSRIGGIH; translated from the coding sequence ATGGCTAATATGTTCGCCCTGATTCTGGTAGTAGCCACGCTGCTTACCGGTATTATCTGGTGTATTGATAAGTTTAAATGGGCGCCGGCTCGCCGTGAGAAACGCGCTGCGGTACAGGCGCAAACCGGCGATGCGGTGGATGCAAAGGCGCTGGAAAAAATTGCCAAACAGCCAGGCTGGGTAGAGACTGCCGCCTCGGTTTTTCCGGTGCTGTTAGTGGTGCTGGTGGTGCGTTCTTTTATTTACGAACCTTTCCAGATCCCGTCAGGGTCGATGATGCCGACGCTTTTGATCGGTGATTTTATTCTGGTGGAAAAATTTGCTTATGGGATTAAAGATCCGATCACGCAAACCACGTTGATCCCAACCGGCCATCCCAAACGCGGCGATATTGCGGTATTTAAATATCCGAAAGATCCGAGTCTGGATTATATCAAGCGCGTGGTAGGCTTACCGGGCGACCGGGTGACGTATGATCCGCTGAGTAAGACGGTGACCATTAACCCGGCTTGTGAGGGTGCTAAACCCTGCGATAAAGCCTTGCCGGTGACCTATTCTGATGTTCGCCCAAGTGATTTTATTCAGACATTCAATGGGTTTGACGGCAATGAAACCGGTAGCGGTTTCTGGCAAGTTCCTCAGGGCGGCGAGATGAAAGGCGGCCTACGTTTAGCGACGCGTAAAGAGACGTTAGGCGAGGTGACGCACGATATTCTGTTGGTTACGGAAGCGCAAAGCCAGGCCAGCATGTATTATCAGCAGCCCGGTCAGGCTCAGTCCACATGGGTTGTACCGCAAGGTCAATACTTTATGATGGGCGATAACCGTGATAATAGCGCCGACAGCCGCTATTGGGGTTTCGTACCTGAGCGGAATTTGGTCGGTAAGGCAACGGCCATCTGGATGAGTTTTGAGAAACAAGAAGGCGAGTGGCCTACCGGCGTTCGTCTGAGCCGTATTGGCGGCATTCATTAA
- the lepA gene encoding translation elongation factor 4, with the protein MKHIRNFSIIAHIDHGKSTLSDRLIQICGGLTAREMAAQVLDSMDLERERGITIKAQSVTLDYKAPNGETYQLNFIDTPGHVDFSYEVSRSLAACEGALLVVDAGQGVEAQTLANCYTAMEMDLEVVPVLNKIDLPAADPDRVAEEIEDIVGIDATDAVRCSAKTGIGVPDVLERLVRDIPPPEGDPEAPLQALIIDSWFDNYLGVVSLVRIKNGTLRKGDKVKVMSTGQVYNADRLGIFTPKQVDRDVLKCGEVGWLVCAIKDILGAPVGDTLTLSKNPADKALPGFKKVKPQVYAGLFPISSDDYEAFRDALGKLSLNDASLFYEPESSTALGFGFRCGFLGLLHMEIIQERLEREYDLDLITTAPTVVYEVETTSGEIVYVDSPSKLPPLNNIAELREPIAECHMLLPQEYLGNVITLCIEKRGVQTNMVYHGNQVALTYEIPMAEVVLDFFDRLKSTSRGYASLDYNFKRFQASDMVRVDVLINTERVDALALITHRDNSQYRGRELVEKMKDLIPRQQFDIAIQAAIGNHIIARSTVKQLRKNVLAKCYGGDVSRKKKLLQKQKEGKKRMKQVGNVELPQEAFLAILHVGKDSK; encoded by the coding sequence ATGAAGCACATACGAAACTTTTCCATCATCGCTCATATCGACCACGGCAAATCGACGCTTTCCGACCGTCTGATTCAAATTTGCGGTGGCTTAACCGCTCGTGAAATGGCTGCGCAGGTTCTGGATTCTATGGATTTGGAACGTGAGCGCGGCATTACCATTAAAGCGCAGAGCGTAACGCTCGATTATAAAGCGCCAAACGGTGAAACTTACCAGCTCAATTTTATCGATACGCCAGGCCACGTTGACTTCTCTTATGAAGTGTCACGCTCTCTGGCGGCCTGTGAGGGCGCGCTATTGGTGGTTGATGCAGGGCAGGGCGTGGAAGCGCAAACCCTGGCTAACTGCTATACCGCCATGGAAATGGATCTGGAAGTGGTGCCGGTACTAAATAAAATCGATCTGCCGGCTGCCGATCCCGACCGTGTTGCCGAAGAGATTGAAGATATCGTTGGCATTGATGCCACCGACGCGGTGCGTTGCTCAGCAAAAACCGGTATTGGCGTTCCCGATGTGCTTGAGCGCCTGGTGCGTGACATTCCGCCGCCGGAAGGCGATCCGGAAGCGCCGCTGCAAGCATTGATTATCGACTCCTGGTTTGATAATTACCTCGGCGTCGTCTCGCTGGTTCGCATCAAAAATGGCACCTTGCGTAAAGGTGACAAAGTTAAAGTCATGAGCACCGGCCAAGTATATAACGCCGATCGTTTGGGTATTTTCACCCCGAAACAGGTTGACCGCGATGTACTGAAGTGTGGCGAAGTGGGCTGGCTGGTCTGTGCGATCAAAGACATTCTTGGCGCGCCGGTGGGCGATACGCTGACCTTGTCGAAAAATCCGGCAGATAAAGCGTTACCGGGTTTTAAAAAGGTCAAACCACAGGTTTACGCGGGCTTGTTCCCGATCAGTTCAGATGATTATGAAGCGTTCCGCGATGCGCTAGGCAAGCTTAGCCTTAATGATGCCTCTCTATTTTATGAGCCGGAAAGCTCAACCGCGTTAGGCTTTGGTTTCCGCTGCGGCTTCCTTGGCCTGTTGCATATGGAGATCATTCAAGAGCGTCTGGAGCGCGAATACGATCTTGATTTGATCACGACAGCGCCGACGGTGGTCTATGAAGTGGAAACCACCTCCGGTGAGATTGTCTATGTCGATAGCCCGTCAAAATTACCGCCGCTAAATAACATTGCTGAATTGCGCGAGCCGATTGCCGAGTGCCACATGCTGCTGCCGCAAGAGTACCTGGGCAACGTTATCACGCTGTGTATCGAAAAACGCGGTGTGCAGACCAATATGGTCTATCACGGTAATCAAGTTGCGCTAACTTATGAAATTCCAATGGCGGAAGTGGTTCTTGACTTTTTCGACCGCCTGAAATCAACATCACGCGGCTATGCATCGCTGGATTATAATTTTAAACGTTTTCAAGCCTCTGACATGGTGCGTGTCGACGTTCTGATTAATACGGAACGTGTTGATGCGCTGGCGCTGATTACTCACCGTGACAATTCGCAGTATCGTGGCCGCGAGCTGGTGGAAAAGATGAAAGATCTGATCCCCCGTCAGCAGTTCGATATTGCCATTCAGGCGGCGATCGGCAACCACATTATCGCTCGCTCAACGGTGAAGCAGTTACGTAAAAACGTTCTCGCCAAATGTTATGGCGGTGACGTTAGCCGTAAGAAGAAACTGTTGCAGAAGCAGAAAGAGGGTAAGAAACGTATGAAACAGGTCGGTAATGTTGAACTACCGCAGGAAGCGTTCCTCGCCATTCTGCATGTCGGTAAAGACAGCAAATAA
- the rseC gene encoding SoxR-reducing system protein RseC codes for MMREWATVVSWQDGIATLHSEIKTTCNSCSARKGCGSAMLNKLGPKNAHVMQIASAEPLEAGQRVELGIKESSLLGSALLVYMTPLVGLFAVAGLFQMLFHSDLAAAAGALLGGVGGFIIAKGVSGLFGDKDAFQPVILSVSLPPNALRVDMEAEV; via the coding sequence ATGATGAGAGAATGGGCCACGGTGGTTTCGTGGCAAGACGGAATCGCTACCTTGCATTCCGAAATTAAAACCACGTGTAACAGTTGCTCGGCGCGCAAAGGCTGTGGTAGTGCGATGCTGAATAAGCTGGGGCCGAAAAATGCCCATGTCATGCAAATTGCCAGCGCTGAGCCGCTTGAGGCTGGGCAACGGGTTGAGTTAGGTATCAAAGAAAGTAGCCTGTTAGGATCCGCATTACTGGTTTATATGACACCGTTGGTCGGTTTATTTGCCGTCGCCGGTCTGTTCCAAATGCTGTTTCATAGTGACCTTGCGGCAGCGGCAGGGGCTTTGTTAGGCGGCGTGGGCGGGTTTATTATTGCCAAAGGCGTTTCAGGTCTGTTCGGTGATAAAGATGCTTTTCAGCCGGTGATCCTCAGCGTTAGCCTGCCGCCAAACGCATTGCGTGTTGACATGGAAGCTGAAGTTTAA
- the rseB gene encoding sigma-E factor regulatory protein RseB, with amino-acid sequence MKQLWYAVSLVGSLLYPSIAPAQESASGALLQQMEQASQSLNYELAYINVSRLGIESLRYRHAVVDDKVYAQLLQMDGPRREVIQRGGDISYFEPGLEPFSLPGNHIVDALPSVVYADFKRLTDSYDFVPVGRTRIADQLCDVVRIVARDGTRYSYIVWLDSETKLPLRVDLLDGDGETLEQYRVVSFAVDDGVRNLMQGLEKANLPPTLSVPPGEKVSFSWKPGWLPVGMQEVSQSRRSIPSLNRPVESRLYSDGLFSFSINLSPADKSSTTQLLRTGRRTVQTETRNNVEIMVVGELPPSTAKRIADSIDLGTLR; translated from the coding sequence ATGAAGCAACTCTGGTATGCCGTTAGCCTGGTCGGCAGCCTGCTGTATCCATCCATCGCCCCTGCGCAGGAATCTGCGTCTGGGGCGTTGTTGCAACAGATGGAGCAGGCTAGTCAGTCCCTCAATTACGAACTCGCTTATATCAATGTTTCCCGGTTGGGAATTGAGTCTTTGCGTTATCGCCACGCAGTGGTCGATGACAAGGTTTATGCTCAACTGTTGCAAATGGACGGTCCCCGTCGTGAGGTCATTCAGCGCGGCGGCGATATAAGCTATTTTGAGCCGGGTCTTGAACCGTTTTCCCTCCCCGGAAATCATATTGTTGACGCGTTACCGTCGGTGGTTTATGCCGATTTTAAGCGCCTGACCGACAGCTATGATTTTGTACCGGTTGGTCGTACGCGTATTGCCGATCAGCTATGCGATGTCGTGCGTATTGTCGCGCGCGATGGTACGCGTTATAGCTATATTGTATGGCTGGATAGCGAAACGAAACTGCCGCTGCGGGTGGATTTACTGGATGGCGATGGTGAAACGCTGGAGCAATATCGGGTAGTAAGCTTCGCGGTGGATGATGGCGTTCGCAATTTAATGCAAGGGTTGGAAAAAGCCAACTTGCCGCCGACGCTATCGGTTCCGCCGGGAGAAAAGGTCAGTTTTAGCTGGAAGCCAGGCTGGCTGCCGGTTGGTATGCAGGAAGTGTCGCAGAGTCGTCGCAGCATTCCTTCACTGAATCGACCGGTTGAGTCACGTCTCTATTCTGATGGGCTATTTAGTTTCTCTATCAACCTTAGTCCGGCGGATAAAAGCAGCACAACGCAGTTATTGCGCACTGGGCGTCGTACGGTGCAGACCGAAACGCGTAATAATGTGGAAATTATGGTGGTGGGTGAGTTACCGCCGTCCACTGCGAAACGCATTGCTGATAGCATCGATTTAGGTACGCTAAGATGA
- the rseA gene encoding anti-sigma-E factor RseA, giving the protein MQKEQLSALMDGETLDSELLSALAKDATLQKRWESYHLIRDTLRGDVENVVHFDIAARVAAAIEKEPVTRVTTLIPEAQPVPAQQAKMPFWQKMRPWAAQITQVGVAACVSLAVIVGVQQYNQPKDANDKSEAPVFNTLPMMGKASPVSLGVPSDAFDTNNANQQVQMQRRRVNAMLQDYELQRRLHAEQMQFEQNAPQQAQVQAQVPGNQSLGIQQQ; this is encoded by the coding sequence ATGCAGAAAGAACAACTTTCCGCTTTGATGGACGGCGAAACCTTAGACAGTGAGCTGTTATCGGCATTGGCTAAAGACGCTACGCTGCAAAAACGCTGGGAGAGCTATCACCTCATTCGCGACACTTTACGTGGCGATGTTGAGAATGTCGTACATTTTGATATTGCCGCGCGCGTTGCCGCTGCGATTGAAAAAGAGCCCGTTACTCGCGTCACAACGCTAATCCCTGAAGCTCAACCGGTACCTGCTCAGCAGGCAAAAATGCCGTTTTGGCAAAAAATGCGTCCATGGGCGGCGCAAATTACGCAAGTTGGCGTCGCGGCCTGCGTATCATTGGCGGTGATTGTTGGTGTGCAGCAATACAATCAACCAAAAGATGCCAATGATAAATCTGAAGCGCCGGTTTTCAATACGTTGCCCATGATGGGGAAAGCTTCTCCGGTCAGCCTGGGCGTGCCGTCTGACGCTTTTGATACCAATAACGCTAACCAGCAGGTACAGATGCAACGTCGCCGCGTCAATGCCATGCTGCAAGATTATGAACTGCAGCGTCGCCTGCATGCCGAGCAAATGCAATTTGAACAAAATGCACCGCAGCAGGCACAGGTACAGGCTCAGGTTCCCGGAAATCAGTCGTTAGGAATTCAACAGCAGTAA
- the rpoE gene encoding RNA polymerase sigma factor RpoE: MSEQLTDQVLVERVQKGDQKSFNLLVVRYQHKVASLVSRYVPSGDVPDVVQESFIKAYRALESFRGDSAFYTWLYRIAVNTAKNYLVAQGRRPPSSDVDAIDAENFESAGALKEISNPENLMLSDELKQIVFRTIESLPEDLRMAITLRELDGLSYEEIAAIMDCPVGTVRSRIFRAREAIDNKVQPLIQR, translated from the coding sequence ATGAGCGAGCAGTTAACGGATCAGGTTCTCGTTGAACGAGTGCAGAAAGGAGATCAGAAGTCATTCAATTTACTGGTTGTTCGTTACCAGCATAAAGTGGCGAGTCTGGTTTCGCGCTACGTTCCGTCGGGCGATGTGCCGGATGTTGTACAAGAATCGTTTATCAAAGCGTATCGCGCACTGGAATCTTTCCGTGGCGATAGCGCATTTTACACGTGGTTGTACCGTATTGCGGTCAACACCGCGAAGAATTATTTGGTTGCTCAGGGGCGTCGTCCGCCATCCAGCGATGTGGACGCTATCGACGCTGAAAACTTTGAAAGTGCGGGTGCGCTGAAAGAAATATCGAACCCTGAGAACTTAATGTTGTCTGATGAATTGAAACAGATAGTTTTTCGTACCATTGAGTCACTCCCTGAAGATTTACGGATGGCGATTACCTTAAGGGAGTTGGATGGGCTGAGCTATGAAGAGATAGCCGCCATCATGGATTGTCCGGTGGGTACCGTGCGTTCACGTATTTTCCGGGCGCGAGAAGCTATTGATAATAAAGTTCAACCGCTTATCCAACGTTAG
- the nadB gene encoding L-aspartate oxidase, which yields MTYSPDYSCDVLIIGSGAAGLSLALRLAADNHVTVLSKGPISEGSTFYAQGGIAAVFDETDSIESHIEDTLIAGAGICDREAVSFIAGNARRCVQWLIDNGVLFDKETRADGEQHYHLTREGGHSHRRILHSADATGREVETTLVGQALRHPNIRILERTNAVDLILSDKLGLPGPRRAVGAWIWNRNRETVETCRARTVVLATGGAAKVYQYTTNPDVASGDGIAMAWRAGCRVANLEFNQFHPTCLFHPEARNFLLTEALRGEGAWLTRPDGTRFMPDFDPRAELAPRDIVARAIDHEIKRLGVDCMYLDISHKPAEFIRAHFPMIVEKLLTLGFDLTTQPIPIVPAAHYTCGGVMVDHHGRTDIDALYAIGEVSYTGLHGANRMASNSLLECLVYGWSAAEDIAQRLPQLTAVESLPLWDESRVDDSDERVVIQHNWHELRLFMWDYVGIVRTTKRLQRALRRITMLQQEIDEYYAHFRISNNLLELRNLVQVAELIVRCALARKESRGLHFTLDYPEPLPTSGPTVLAPDNYMNR from the coding sequence ATGACGTACTCTCCTGACTATAGTTGTGACGTTTTGATTATTGGTAGCGGTGCCGCCGGGCTCTCTCTGGCATTACGTCTGGCCGCAGATAATCACGTCACCGTGTTGAGTAAAGGCCCGATAAGCGAAGGCTCCACGTTCTATGCACAAGGTGGCATTGCCGCCGTGTTTGATGAAACCGACAGCATTGAATCGCATATTGAAGATACGCTAATTGCCGGTGCCGGGATCTGCGATCGCGAGGCAGTCTCTTTTATTGCCGGTAATGCGCGCCGTTGCGTACAGTGGTTAATTGATAATGGCGTTTTGTTTGATAAAGAAACCCGTGCGGATGGCGAACAGCACTATCACCTGACGCGTGAAGGCGGACATAGTCATCGCCGTATTTTGCACAGCGCAGATGCCACGGGACGTGAAGTAGAAACCACTTTAGTTGGCCAGGCATTACGTCATCCTAACATTCGTATTCTGGAACGCACTAACGCGGTTGACCTAATTCTTTCCGATAAACTCGGCCTGCCAGGACCGCGCCGCGCGGTGGGCGCCTGGATTTGGAACCGGAACCGCGAAACGGTGGAAACCTGCCGTGCGCGTACCGTGGTGTTAGCCACCGGCGGCGCGGCAAAAGTATATCAATACACCACTAATCCGGATGTGGCTTCCGGCGACGGTATCGCCATGGCCTGGCGTGCCGGTTGTCGCGTTGCGAATCTGGAATTCAACCAGTTTCATCCCACCTGTTTATTCCATCCTGAAGCGCGTAATTTTCTGTTAACGGAAGCGTTACGCGGCGAAGGGGCCTGGCTAACTCGCCCCGATGGAACACGCTTTATGCCAGATTTTGATCCACGAGCCGAACTGGCGCCGCGTGATATCGTCGCCCGCGCCATCGATCATGAGATAAAACGCCTCGGCGTCGACTGTATGTACCTCGACATAAGCCATAAACCGGCTGAGTTTATTCGCGCCCATTTTCCGATGATCGTGGAAAAACTCCTCACGTTGGGTTTCGACCTTACCACGCAACCAATCCCAATCGTACCGGCGGCGCACTACACATGTGGCGGCGTGATGGTCGACCACCATGGCCGTACCGATATTGACGCGCTCTATGCGATTGGCGAAGTCAGCTATACCGGCCTACATGGCGCCAATCGAATGGCATCAAACTCCTTACTGGAGTGCCTGGTCTATGGCTGGTCGGCGGCGGAAGATATTGCTCAACGATTACCGCAGTTAACTGCGGTTGAAAGCTTACCGCTGTGGGATGAAAGCCGGGTAGATGATTCAGATGAACGTGTCGTCATCCAACATAACTGGCATGAGTTGCGGCTTTTTATGTGGGATTATGTTGGCATTGTTCGCACCACTAAACGCCTGCAACGCGCGTTGCGGCGTATTACCATGCTGCAACAGGAAATTGACGAGTACTACGCACATTTTCGTATTTCAAATAACTTGTTGGAGTTACGTAACCTGGTCCAGGTCGCGGAATTGATCGTTCGCTGTGCGCTGGCGCGTAAAGAGAGCCGAGGGCTCCACTTTACGCTTGATTATCCGGAACCGTTACCCACTTCCGGCCCGACGGTGTTGGCGCCGGATAATTACATGAACAGATAG